The genomic interval aatgtggctgagtgaagggtccaaggtattcaaaacacccccatatcattgaggcaacatgtccaggggaggtaGCAGCGCATTATATATGTCAcgctatcagaaagcaattgggatttaattgaatgaaattcacctatgtactgcatgttcaaaccccagccacattttctatgacgcgtatttgatataagtgacaccatatatgaagagtggagggtccaaggtattcaaaacaccccGATATCATTGAGACATCAATCAACGAATATCAACAAATCAGTTCAGTGATTCGCTCACTGACCGTAGTACTACGCCCGAAGCTGGTTTGTGTTAGTACTGGTTAGTTTAGATAGGTTCagaaccagctgactgaggggataCTTTCCTGGGCTTACCTCTTGGGTTTTTAACACTGACTGATTAACATGACGCTTCTAATCACTAACTGCTTTACCAGTCACTTCTAATTACAgtcttttgaatttaaaatggaggTCGTCTCCCAAGCTACTTATGTGATACACGCCTTAATCGGCAGATGGCGCTATCTATCCTAGAAAGAAAGTAGCTACAGGCCACTGAATACTTTTTCTTAAGAAGCCGTGCATTTGGCGTACAGTGGTCTCTCGCTAATCGCGGGAGTTACGTTCTAAAAATAACCCGCAATAGGCGAAATCCGCGAAGTAGTCAGCCTTATAAGTCACACTGCTAGCGATCGAAGATTTATGTAAATTTGACAAGTAAATTTGACAAGCTGAACGCATTCTGTAGGAGACACGGCACGGAGGAGATTGATTGACAATGGtctacagccaatcaggacccAGAACACAATGCGCTAAAAAATCCGCGAAACTGCGAGGCCGCGAAAGGTGAACCGCGTTATAGCGAGGGACCACTGTATTCGTAAACCCATAGAGAAGATAATAGAAGCACAAATGAGATATAGTAATGTATTTCACGCAGACTAAGATGAAATGTTTTAGTAATTTCGGCACAGTTGCATGACTGTGTAGTCGCCTACAAAGCGGTGATCCATGTTGTCTTATTGCGTCACATACTCGTAGATGGACGGATCTGTAATGCAAGTGATGCATCTCATATCGTGAAATCTACGAATGTAACCACTTCACGGTAACTCGTCCCGGTAGTTTACAACAGGGGATCTGCGCCActgaaccagagactgtaaaaaatactgAACTGAGGTCTGCGCGTATTATATGCTATTGTCGTTCTGAGCATGCGTGGAAATGCCTACACAAGAACGACGGAAGTGCTTGGAGCTCGATGGGAATTATGTTCGGACTGTTTAAAAAGCCGAAACTTATTAAACTGAGAGGTCTCAGTGAAAATAAGAAGTATGGAATTGCGGCAAGGAGCCTGAAAGAACTTCTTAAGAAGGGGTGTAAAATGTTGCAggtgcatttttttatattatctaTAAATTAACCATCATAATCCAACTCTCTGGTTCAGATAGCTTACGATGTAACGTTAACCATACATAATATTAGATCTTGCTATTCAACCGCCTATTGAAAGCTGGGAACGTGGTTTATAATAAGGCTAGAAATTGCGTTTGTGTCAGCTTTTTGATttgaccacagaactgcatgtaTTTTGTGCTGTAATTATGTTTATTCATTCGTGAATCAGGTCCCGTTGCCGGGTTCACATATTTGCTTGTACGAAGATGGAACAGAAGTGACTGATGACTACTTTAAAACCCTTGCTGTCAACGCAGAACTCGTTCTTCTCACCAAAGGCCAAAATTGGAAAGGATGTGCGTGCTCTTTATACCAGTAAAACAATAACCAttctttcctctttctgtgtgtttatcagtAGAGGGTAAATACACTaaggccactttattaggtacgcCGATCAATTGCCGGataggacccccttttgcctccaaAACAGGTGGAATCATTCAGGGcttggattcaacaaggtgctggaaacattcctcagGGACTGTGGTCCATTGCTGACTCGATATCATGacgcagttcctgcagatttttcagccgcacattcatgctgcaaacctccCATTCCTTCTCATCCCAGAGGTGCTATGTTGGATTGAGATGGGACTGTGGGGGCCATtataaactgaagtcactgtcgtGTACCACAAACGTTGTGTGCaattgtgctttgtgacatggcgcattatcctgctggaagtgcCCTTTTGAAAACGGTcgactgtggccataaagggatgcgcATGAACGGCTGCAAAGCTTAGGCATGCTGCGGTATTCAAACGATGCTCGATTGGTATTAAGGGACCTAATGTGTGCCATGAAAACATCCCCAAGACCATTAGACCACCACCGTCAACCTGTACTGTTGACACAAGGCTGAATGGATCCCTGTATTCATACTGTTTTTGCCAACTTCTGACCCTACCTTGTACATGTTGAAGTTGAAGTCAGGTCAGGCCATGTTCGGTCAGAGTCGCTTAGATTACGCTTAGATcgcccattctaatgtttagTCGAGaaacaactaaacctcttcaccatgtctgcgaGCTTTATATAGTGAGTTACAGCCCCATGATTCTATGTTTGGTTAATGAGAAGgcgtacctaatgaagtggccactgagtgtatattGTAACGTCACTTCTTTTCAACTTCTCAAATTCTTTGCTTTTACTCAGGCCCCTAAATAACAAGTGGCTGACTTATTTAATGTTGTTTCtttaattcattcataattGTCAAATGAATTATGGCATTACTTCATTTGCACATGACATGGACCAGTGAATACAGTGCTGGAATTAGTATTTACATAAACGTATCTTAACAGCACACACTGATTTCTTGCAGTTTGGTCTGAAGCCTGACGAGGTGGTTGTTTGCACTGAATGTTCAGAGAGTTACTACTAATTAAAGCTATCTGTAACAGTGaagaggcttttttttgttttacatctcAACAGTTGTTTGTGACATCGGCCAATTGCTGGGAttctcagacagacacaccgaTATCCTAATCGAGTCGGCACAGGATTTACTGATGGACGAACATTCAGAGAAGAGACGCAGGATCCTTACTGATCTGCTCCATAACCTTAAAGATACCTCAGACGTCGAAGAACGAGAGCAGGATGAAGACTGGTTCCAAGGTAgggttttatgtattttagaAGGAAGCAAAAGGCAAGATTCAACAGGTGGCCACTGTGAGCGTGCAAATTACACACAGAGAACAAGGCTCAGTCCAGGAACGGAATGTGTTTAATTATCATAATGGTTGACTTTTATAATGACACATTAGCTTTGTCAACGTCCTTTTGGTGCTTTACAATCAGTCAGTAATGATACAGTCGTCCAGACAGGTCCTCAGCTTCAAAGACTGGCAAAAAGGTGTGTCAACAAAGCTGCTGCCCACAGGATATTTAAATGATTAGTACTAAATGACTACTGCTCTCTGGTTATATAAATGGATCTCACACATTGTGGGAGGAAAGGTGGAGAGGGGAAGTGTTGCACGTGATTATACTGAAAGTTATGATaatgtgttacattttaattggtGTGATTAGTTCGATTATTACTGCTGTCTCGTTCTATCATGTATGTAACCATTTCAGGGATTGAGTCAAGATTTAAGACCAAGTCTGATTACATGAAGTTCAACTGTGAAAACAGAATACGGGGATATATGAAAGATGTAAGTTTGAAAAACTGGACATTCTGAAATCAGCAATAATTTCTCACTCTACAACAGGTCATTAAATTATCACAAACACCCGGTTTGCACTTACAGCACCCTTCTCAACACATTAATTCCTAAACACCAGTTTATTCTTATATACCACCAGATGCAAAGAGCATAGTTTGCTCGTAGGACATCCATGTTTTATTCTTAGTTTGATGCTGAATGAATTTAGTTATTCACCCACCATCCAGTAACTTTGGATCTGTACGCGTGTTATATCTCCATCACCTTTTGTCACACAGTTTGTTTCATTTACTTATGGTTGCCTTCTGTTCAGGTTGAAGGGTATGCCTCAAGTATCCAGAGTGCCAAGGTACAGAGGGAGTACAAAGAGGTAGTGGACTGCATGGCGGAGAAGTTGAAATCTGCAAAGTACAACGGCGGTTACTTTGTCAGGAAAGAAAAGGAACGCAGCCGACTTTGCACAAAGGAAGGCTGGTTTTCCTGTCAGGTAGGATGACACACTGGGGGGCCTGAAATATTCCAGAAAG from Anguilla rostrata isolate EN2019 chromosome 11, ASM1855537v3, whole genome shotgun sequence carries:
- the dffb gene encoding DNA fragmentation factor subunit beta isoform X1, with the translated sequence MGIMFGLFKKPKLIKLRGLSENKKYGIAARSLKELLKKGCKMLQVPLPGSHICLYEDGTEVTDDYFKTLAVNAELVLLTKGQNWKGFVCDIGQLLGFSDRHTDILIESAQDLLMDEHSEKRRRILTDLLHNLKDTSDVEEREQDEDWFQGIESRFKTKSDYMKFNCENRIRGYMKDVEGYASSIQSAKVQREYKEVVDCMAEKLKSAKYNGGYFVRKEKERSRLCTKEGWFSCQGAFDQDKCSSLHSINPYGNRESRIVFSTWNLDHRIEKRRTIIPALAKALQGHKSNDINWDYFYRLLFTKENLKLVHIVCHKKRAHDLLCDSRQIYKKRKKI
- the dffb gene encoding DNA fragmentation factor subunit beta isoform X2, whose translation is MTTLKPLLSTQNSFFSPKAKIGKDVRALYTIVCDIGQLLGFSDRHTDILIESAQDLLMDEHSEKRRRILTDLLHNLKDTSDVEEREQDEDWFQGIESRFKTKSDYMKFNCENRIRGYMKDVEGYASSIQSAKVQREYKEVVDCMAEKLKSAKYNGGYFVRKEKERSRLCTKEGWFSCQGAFDQDKCSSLHSINPYGNRESRIVFSTWNLDHRIEKRRTIIPALAKALQGHKSNDINWDYFYRLLFTKENLKLVHIVCHKKRAHDLLCDSRQIYKKRKKI